The nucleotide window TAAGAGCAACATTATAGGTGGGTCTTGATTTTTTGGCCCTTAGAATATTTTAAGGTTATTTGTGAGTTAAGGTCATATTTAGGGATTTTCCTTTAGAAATTAGATTATTGGTGGGACTTATGAAAGTCCCTTAgtgaattaattttttttttattaattgaagATAAATTATCGAATAACTTATGACATTATAAAGAAaagttgaaaattaaaatacgtagaacatgaaaattaaaatacaaaggagtggaaaaaaattacaaaatgcataaataaaataagagaaacattttatttaaatcatagAAAGCAAAAACACATTATATGTAATTTGGAAGATGTCCAAATTTATCCCATATATGTTCAATCAAATCTTCTTTTAATTGTTGATGGATATGTGGATCCCGAACTTCTTTACGACGAGCAATTATATTGCCGGGTTTTTTAGCCTTTTTGACGGTAAAAGTAAAATCGTCATCTTGAAATTCTTCAAGAGTATCTGAATTCCGTTCATCTTggacaatcatattatggagtatgagACATGCTCGCATAATATtcgatattttgtttttatcccATAGATTAGAAGGATTTCTAACAACGGCGAACCTAGCTTGGAGGACCCCAAAGGCCCGCTCGACATCTTTTCGAACGGATTCTTGACGCGTAgcaaataaagaattttttgcACCCTGTGGCAGTCGTATAGACTGAATAAAAGTCGCCCATTTTGGATAGATACCATCCGTCAGATAATACGCCAAATTGTATTCCCTTCCGTTGACATAGTAGTTTACTTGGGGAGCTTTCCCGTTAATaatttcatcaaaaacaggtgatcTATCCAGAATATTAAGATCGTTCAAAGTACCTGGAGCGCCAAAGAAAgcgtgccatatccagaggTCATATGAAGCAACGGCCTCCAACACAATTGTTGGTTTTCCGGTTCCTCGTGAATACATTCCTTTCCAGGCAGTGgggcaattcttccactcccaatgcatacagtcgatgcttccaATCATTCCGGGAAATCCCCGTTCTTCACCCTCATGGAGTAGTCTCCGAAGATCCTCCACTGTGGGACGTCTGAGGTATTCATCGGCAAACAAGTGGATTATTCCGGCGGTAAATTCGTGCAAACATTTACGAGATGTTGTTTCAGCAAGTCGTATATATTCGTCTACGGGATCAGCTCCACCACCATACGCCAATTGACGAATTGCTGCGGTACATTTCTGGAGAGGCGATAAACCAGACCGTCCGGTTGCATCTTCTTTGGGTTTAAAATACTCAACTTCAGTAGAGAGACGATGcacaatatataagaacaaTGACTTGTTCATTCGAAATCGTCGGCGGAACAAATTGTGCGGATATGTTGGAGTGTCGCtaaaataatcattccaaaGGTTGTTGTGGCCTTCTTCCCGATTTCTCTCGataaaaatacgtttttttcGCTCTTTTGGTTCGGGAATAGCTTCGAGATCTTCAAATATATCATCAAATACGCCTTCAAATGCATTATCATCACCTCCTCTATGGTAATGATAATGGGAAGAAGATgccatttttaaaaagaaatttaaaggAATGAAACAAGGAGAAGTGGAAGTGTTTATGAAAAACGAAGTtatgaaagaaagaagaagatatgaATGTAAGGAGAAGTACAAGTGTTTATGAAAGAAGAAGTGTCTTATTTATAATTGGTCTTTAGTTCATCTCGTGACTCTCATCTCATCTTGTGACTTAAAGCTTTCTTTCCCGTGATACAAACAAACAATGGAAAGTACATGTTCTGATATAATTGTATATTTGAAATCAACGCAACCTGTTTCTGTGGCCATGCAAATCTATGcgttaaaatgcaaaaaaactACATAACAAAACACTTACACTATAAAGTCTGATACATTAAGACATAATACATATAGTTCAATACATCATATTACATAAAGTTCGAAGTCCATACATCATATTACATAAAGTTCAATACATCACCATCTTCATTTACTTAACCATCAGCACAATTCCAAGTAAAACTGTCACCACAATCATTGCACTTACAAAGTACTCAAATCCCAGCCTAAGCTTGGATTGTTCCTTTCCTATATCACCCACCATTTTCTCAACTCTAACCAGTCGCTGGTCAGTCTCGATGTCACTGCAAAGTGAAAGATTGTCCACCTTTTCCTCTAGCTGAATCACATGTCGATCTCGGGCTCGCATCTCTTCCATCATGGCTTCATCCCACCATTTCCAAACATGGCACTCTCCATCGTCCACGTTCTCACATGTGTAGATTCGTCTACCTGTGGTGAACACACACGCAAGACTATGAAGAAGACAGTATATCAGGAGGTGATTACCCTTTACAAGACTAGACGAGATTTTACTTAACCTGGATCAGTCCGAGATGTTGCAAGGAGAGGCTTAGCACCGCAGTAACAAGTTTGTGGGATGCCAAACTCAACCTCTGGTTGAGGAGGATACTGAACCTGTGAACTAGCGTGTAAGCTTAACTCAGCTTGGTCACGTCGAATGAGATCTTCCATCTCGCTGAAGCTACCGTCCTCTGAGTTGCAAAATATATCGTCAGACTGCGAAGGCTGGCTGTAGCTGTGGAGTCCCATGTTTATGTCTACCTGCATAAACACATATTGATTATTAAATACTCGACGACATATAAGCAAAACACGCAAGTAATTATTAGATACACATAGTAATTTTTGTGGTTGCAGACGACATATAAACAAGACCCGCAAGAGAAGACCAGAAAGAACATAAAAAAGACATTGTTATTATTAATAAGAGCCGCATGAACTACATTATAACAGAGAACTAAAACATGGATTTTAAAACAGAGACTTATAAGATTAGATCCTAATCTTTCAGAAATACTTGGCTAGCAACTTATTCTTCACAACCTCCTCCGCCTCACTTAATGGTTCTTTCCTCGCAAGGAGAGTGTCAAGTATAGCTAGCTTGGACAGTCTCTCCTGCGTAGCCAAATCCTCTTTCTTCATTTCCCATATGGTTGTAtactgatgttaggagttttcaaggctcctaagacaaatgttgtagtataaaagattgtcgaaccagttctgagggatatcaaagcactgagaatgcaagtactcacttaatctaagtgcaaccaatgatttagatgggttttaaactatgactaaaactagaaagcaataacagaatgatactttcttgactaaaggaaaagagaactcatgggtatagggattagaccttgggtgatcaagtatcgaactaaggatggcagatgatcaatcaaactatcaaccttaagcctagacacaattctaagcaactctatgtctagatgaatgctcatttgctaacatatctcaaacatcaaatgtctttggttgaataatatgaaagcaatcattactaacaagtctattagctatcttagtacctttaacaacaaatgtctttggcaaagtatactaaaagcctagagagttgtctcgggcatttcatcgaacacctttcgggtgagaaatgcctaaggatcaacaactgagtggccaactcagaagatgcattatgattactctactagcaaggaaatatgaatgatctacactaaaacatcctagctctaacctaatcacccttaatctccctaacccatgaattcaaaaggtgattactcactaatctccatgattcctcttaaacccatattggatttcagattaatcatgtagagaaatacaggaaataaaaggaacacagaatttcaataacaaactgatcaattcattcaaagagatccctttccaaaggtttttggtggtttttctaagaacaaagatgatgtgcctcctggtggcttacagagtaataaaacataggtttagaaaataaaaacgtgcataatgaaatgaccaaaatgcccttgagaaatcacaagttcgagcagaaacaaaacacggagcgacctcagcccgtcgctccgacaagtcgctccaggcttcgggagcgacctcgctgtgtcgctgcgagaggtcgctccgggctcgttctcgcgtctccgggtgatgaaaacgcgagcgacttctccctgtcgctctggtatggtcgctctgagcttcgggagcgacttcagcacgtcgctctggaaggtcgctccgaggtgtaaatgtgtgtctccagacgtgaaaacgcgagcgaccttgtgcagtcgctctggatgagtcgctccgggatgtggtgcacagcgacctcatgccgtcgctccgagaggtcgctccggctgtgctcgtccaaagatcactcttttcacctcttttgagctccaaataaccttatgtggtactccagtacctaatagagactcatgtatgcaaaatgcaacctaaacatgtctgaatcctaatctatatgatgaaaatgctcatggatgaatggataaaacaatgcaaatatgcaagatatcaactcccccaaacttgttcttttacttgtccacaagtgaactttctagaactcataggaagagaggttgaaggtgggagcacatagccaaaagaaacacaactagcacactctcttattacactctagcttctctaggcctatcttaactctttttgttcttacactcatcatcaagcatccacacattcaaatcaaccaactctcacattcattaagcacaaaacatcaggtgaattcttgcaaatggtcagttggtccaagtcatttggttgggtaagggaaggcttttattcaagtgattcaagaggttcaaaacatatgatctttaaggtggtttactctcaaaacaagtagccttgacattgcacataatatatctaagaaagggaccaactcatgcatacaatgctcaatctccattgttctacccttttcccaaacatatcattacacaatcattcccaaatgtcaaacccaactcacatctctcaccaaaagatcttaagaactttaactctttctttttgaaatctacaagggatttttctacaacctcaaaacatttcttagctcctaacaactttgctagcccccttttctttcttttttttttttttttttttttttttttttttttatatatttttttttttttttaggttgggggccaagacttttcaaaactagagctagaggttctctacttatcccagaaaatcaattcacttaagcacaaagagtctatcctttttatttttcatttctcccaaatcatgatcacaacactcaccctcccacctatagctagacaaaagagtgtccaatctagcaaaaatgaagatcaagcattgtcgttcccgatactctcaacattatgcgcatgtaagactttccgaagaaggcctcactcatcaaacaatgaaagcttaaaaggaaggaaaggttttgggagtggtctaccactagagtttgtcaaaaagattggcataaaagatgtgacaactccagtgtgtatagccatgactcagtacacaagggaccatgagcaagaagcattaagttcgttcagttcaaataaggttgtagttggcttcaaagactgagtttcagcaatcaacaagtttcaggaagagttttcaaggctcgaaacatacaagtctttttgagaggtgcaaaagctactcaggtgcaacgtagtgttctttacaaggcatttaaaatcattgctcccaatgcatgtgaatgcaacctatatgctctagactctcctagaaatgcaaatgatgcaaactaaatgattgattttttttttttatatgcaaataggtatgcaatgcatgactcaatgaaacaacatcaaagcaaacatgatcaaatacttggtacctcccccaaacttgagttacacagtctctgtgttgtcaagtagagagagagataccgaaaagaagactaatatgcaaaaataaaatggtatatacaggggagtgtggtgggttaccttctatggggaatgagtagagggagatgatccctcctcgtcgtcctcaggtggtaactcttcaaggtgctcatcagcaggagtgtccatctcttcaatgtagaaggcttgcccgaacacagttggtttcctcattttcctcttgatgtcaaagtggaggatgttctctttacccaaatggagatcaatcgtgccttccttcacattaacaatagctcctgctgtagctaagaatggtcttcctagaatcaatggatcttgagcctcctcacccatctcaagcaccacaaaatctgtaggtatctcataccttccaatcttcacagggaggtcctctaagatgcccacaggatacttcactgaacgatcagctaacaccagagagagtctacacttcttgaactggtgaatccaagcttctttgcaacagacaaaggcatcaagctgacactagctcccaaatcgcagagacttttctcaaataccataggtccaagagcacaaggtagtgtgaagcttcctggatcctctaatttctctgaacatcaagcctctggatgatggcattgcactcatgggtaagaatcatcatgccttccatctccttcttctttgcagctacagcatctttcaagaacttgctgtattgaggaatcaacataaaagcatcgatgatgggcattgcaacctgagcttcactcatttgcttctcaaacagagccttgtatttctctagcagctgcttcttgaatctaccagggaatggaagtttgggttcatagggaggaggaacaaaagaactttcacttgctggagtaacaacttcaccatcttttactgtcttcttctcttccccaacctttcctttacctttggcttccactatcttctccaagatctcgtcattgatcttctcatcaacaatcaccacttcatcatctatgttgatggcaaccccctcacctagtttctcagcatccttggtgagggtttaGGAGGTAACTgtttaccactcctaagggtgatagctttggcctccttggggttttggtcagactttccaggtagagatccttgctggcgattctggtgagtgttcatggaagcaaactgattctctaaattcctgactgtagaagcaaggtgtgagaatttgttgttgagctcattgtagctcccatcaatcttggtatgaaggttcttcaactcataaccaacatgcttctcacttctagtctgagactccaagatttgtttcagtaaggtatcagtgctgctctcttgaggagcagaggaaccagacgaggggttttgctgaggctgatagctgccttgctggttgtttctaggcggataaccactctgttggttgttgggataggatttctgttggtagttgttgtactgaaagttgggctcctttttgtaccagctaccattgttgttgatgaacacaactcttcctgaccttccaaaccctcaacctcattgacagcaagtggatcttcctgcctggagttaccaacaaacttcagctgctcttgggtggctttttcagcaatgagaaggtcgatcttgtcttccaaagctttgatctctttcctcgtctgcttatcatctgttctactgcctctgtcgtggtctccactgtagactgcatcactctttaccatgttgtcaaccagctcttctgcatcctcctcagttctccccaagaaaaacccattgctagctgtatccagtctggctctgtacttaggaagagcaccacggtagaatgtgctcagcaagctctccttagaaaagccatggtgtgggcattgagcttggtagcccttgaatctctcccaggcttcactgaagccttccaagttcttctgttgaaagctggaaatctcgtttctcagcttagcagttcttgaagtagagaagaacttctccaagaatgctttcttgcagtcatcccaagtggtgatggagtcgctgggtagagacttctcccactgacgtgctttatcccccaaagagaaagggaatagcttgagctttaaggcatcttcggacacaccattggtttttgacaacccacagtagctgtcgaacctgtccaagtgatcaaatggatcctctagagccaagccatgatacttgttgttctcgatcacattgaggagtcctgatttgatctcaaagttgttggctgctacagctggtgctcggattcccaatctatgaccatgaatgttggggcggtcatAAGTGCCAATAGGTCgcgctgctcgctgttggttttgaggtatgtctcccatatcagtatccaatctctgcaagtgagcctgttgctcttcttctcttctatttctagcacactctctctctaaagctctgatgtctgcagctattggaactaggtttgatggacccctgctcctcaagttcatacacctgtagattaaagggaggtgaagaaagagaatcagtaacaaaagaaaataaaaatgacttagtctcaagcaagtgactaaatctcaatgttcaaatctactcagaatttggcaacggcgccaatttgatgttaggagttttcaaggctcctaagacaaatgttgtagtataaaagattgtcgaaccagttctgagggatatcaaagcactgagaatgcaagtactcacttaatctaagtgcaaccaatgatttagatgggttttaaactatgactaaaactagaaagcaataacagaatgatactttcttgactaaaggaaaagagaactcatgggtatagggattagaccttgggtgatcaagtatcgaactaaggatggcaaatgatcaatcaaactatcaaccttaagcctagacacaattctaagcaactctatgtctagatgaatgctcatttgctaacatatctcaaacatcaaatgtctttggttgaataatatgaaagcaatcattactaacaagtctattagctatcttagtacctttaacaacaaatgtctttggcaaagtatactaaaagcctagaagagttgtctcgggcatttcatcgaacacctttcgggtgagaaatgcctaaggatcaacaactgagtggccaactcagaagatgcattatgattactctactagcaaggaaatatgaatgatctacactaaaacatcctagctctaacctaatcacccttaatctccctaacccatgaattcaaaaggtgattactcactaatctccatgattcctcttaaacccatattggatttcagattaatcatgtagagaaatacaggaaataaaaggaacacagaatttcaataacaaactgatcaattcattcaaagagatccctttccaaaggtttttggtggtttttctaagaacaaagatgatgtgcctcctggtggcttacagagtaataaaacataggtttagaaaataaaaacgtgcataatgaaatgaccaaaatgcccttgagaaatcacaagttcgagcagaaacaaaacacggagcgacctcagcccgtcgctccgacaagtcgctccaggcttcgggagcgacctcgctgtgtcgctgcgagaggtcgctccgggctcgttctcgcgtctccgggtgatgaaaacgcgagcgacttctccctgtcgctctggtatggtcgctctgagcttcgggagcgacttcagcacgtcgctctggaaggtcgctccgaggtgtaaatgtgtgtctccagacgtgaaaacgcgagcgaccttgtgcagtcgctctggatgagtcgctccgggatgtggtgcacagcgacctcatgccgtcgctccgagaggtcgctccggctgtgctcgtccaaagatcactcttttcacctcttttgagctccaaataaccttatgtggtactccagtacctaatagagactcatgtatgcaaaatgcaacctaaacatgtctgaatcctaatctatatgatgaaaatgctcatggatgaatggataaaacaatgcaaatatgcaagatatcataTACTCAGCAACAGACTTGCCTTGAACAGTCGACCTTTTTTGTTTAGCCGCCTTGCAACCTTCAGGCCGGATTTCGTGATCAGGGACAGCGGCGCTTGTATCTGTCCATCCTTCCTCTTCGAAGTGTGAGTGGCTTTAGGAGGGTTGAGGCTAAGCCATTTTTGTTCAAAGCGCAACACGCACCAAGCATGCTCAAGTGTAAACTTGCTTTGCTGATCTGAGTAGAAGATGTCGTGAGCCTTCTTTAGAACATCAGTGTCACTCTCACCACTCCCAATTTGTCTCTCTGCCGCGGAGTAAGCCCCACAGAACTTTGTAACTTGATCGTTTATTCTGTGCCATCTCTTCTTACAAGTAAGATCCCCTCTCTTTTCACCCTCCTGTTGCCCATGAGGACTTGCAGCATAATAATCTCCAACCCGTTTCCAGAAGGCCCCCAACTTCTGCTCATTTCCAACAACGGCATCCTTCGAAGTGTTAAGCCAAGCAGAGATTAGAACCGCGTCATCAGCTGGGCCCCATTTGCGTCTAGCATTACGGTCCACTGATGTGTCTACTGGCGTCTGTTCAGCTTGTTGTGAACTAAAGGGAGGGATCTCCGATTCTCCAAAGTTGACAGTTGAATGAAAACTTTcatatggaaagttttcattcaCACGACTTCCTTGTTGACTGTTAAGCAGTCCTACGTAACTAGAGGACTGACTTTGAAAATTTCTTGAACCCATACGACTTTTACAAGATAAATATTTGAGAGAGAGTTGTAGATTAGGAGATGGATAGAAGAGAGAAGGCAGGTGTGTATATTTAAGGGGATTGAGATGGGAGTTTAATATTAGCTGGTGAAGAGTATTAAGTTTCTACATAAAGACTAACCATAAACCATATATGTCTAATCTGAACTTATTACTAACCTATCTACGGTTTCAAGTAACGACGACAGTAGAACTAGTTTGTCTAGTTCAGTAAAGACGTAAAGAAGTGTGAGTCTACTAGAGTAAAGAGTGAAATTAAGGAGGTGTCACTCTAGTTGAGTAAAGAGTGAAGAGATGTAAACCATAATTCTAAGTTGTTTAAAATACTTCAAATTTTAACTGATAACAGACCAAAGAATTCTATCAACCTATCCGATTTTGAAAGGTAGAGAAGCTATACGAATTTTCAATAAAGCTATACGAATATTAATTATGAAACAACCATTACATCAAATATATACAGAAGACCCGAGCTTAGAAGCTATACGAATTATCGATCAATCTATACGAGTTTTCATTCACAGCCATTCAATCTTAAAGTTTTTGCAAGCATCAAAGAACCAACGAAtcaatacatttttatatatctattccGTTCACAACCACTTCAATCACAAGAGCGGAGCATATCAAACAACGAACGAGAAGAGCGAATCAAATCAATCATTTAATCAACAAACAACCAAACAACAAACAACCATTGAATCTACACACCCCTACTCGGTTTCTCAAAATTACAATGGAGGTTAGACACATACCTTCCCAAGTTTGGGTCGACTCTGAATCGATGTCCAAAGGAAACTGTTCGGAGGTGGACTGAATCGATGTCGGAGAGGAAACAGAGCGAAGAGAAACGGATCGAGGAGAAGCGGATTGAGGCGAATCAGATCGACAGCGGTGAATCGATTTCGCTTCAGTTTCGACAAAAGAGGAGAAACACACGGAATAGGTTTCATCGACTTCGTTTACATCGCCCTCTCCTGTGCTGCCACGTTGCTCACGGGACGCGTCAAAAAAGACCTTAATTAAGGCCCGGACCAAAcaaaatcttttctttttgattttctttttagcCCAAATAGTGTTCGGGACGGGCCAAGGGCCGTCCGATAATGTTGCTCTAAAGCCAAGAAGAAGCTGAATGGACGAAGAGGCTGCACGTGTAAACACACACGGGCCACGTGTCACATACTCTTCACCTTCACATGATTTCTATTGGGCCTGTCTTAAGCCCAAACTTCGTAAACCGGTCCCAAACAAAAAGTCAACGACAAAGAAAAAACTTCCGCCGCATATTCTCAGATCGGATCCTTCGCgctagatagagagagagagacagagagatgcAGAGGGACGTGTCGAGCTGCAACACTTACAACTATGGAGACGCTCACTACTGGGACGCTCGTTACGTGCAAGACGCGCTTTCCTTCGACTGGTACCAGCGCTACTCTTCTCTCCGCCCTTTTGTCCGAAACTTCGTCCCTACTTCTTCACGAGTCCTCATGGTTGGCTGTGGCAATTCCCGTAAATATCTCTCTCCTTCCTCTTACCATTGATTGAAGTTGACGTTAGAGTGTTATAAGTTAAAACGTATTGACTTTTTGGTGCAGTTATGTCAGAGGATATGGTCAAGGACGGATACGAGGACATAGTGAACGTTGACATATCTTCAGTGGCTATCGAGATGATGCAAACCAAATATGCTTCTGTTCCTCAGCTCAAATGTACAACgttttaaatatctaatttcAGTTAATTGATTTGGACTATGTAAAGGAAGAAGCTTTACTGATACCCAACAGATATGCAAATGGATGTTAGAGATATGAGTTACTTTGCGGACGATTCCTTTGACACT belongs to Brassica rapa cultivar Chiifu-401-42 chromosome A07, CAAS_Brap_v3.01, whole genome shotgun sequence and includes:
- the LOC108870428 gene encoding glutathione S-transferase T3-like isoform X4, giving the protein MKPIPCVSPLLSKLKRNRFTAVDLIRLNPLLLDPFLFALFPLRHRFSPPPNSFLWTSIQSRPKLGKDAVVGNEQKLGAFWKRVGDYYAASPHGQQEGEKRGDLTCKKRWHRINDQVTKFCGAYSAAERQIGSGESDTDVLKKAHDIFYSDQQSKFTLEHAWCVLRFEQKWLSLNPPKATHTSKRKDGQIQAPLSLITKSGLKVARRLNKKGRLFKASLLLSMI
- the LOC108870428 gene encoding glutathione S-transferase T3-like isoform X3, coding for MGSRNFQSQSSSYVGLLNSQQGSRVNENFPYESFHSTVNFGESEIPPFSSQQAEQTPVDTSVDRNARRKWGPADDAVLISAWLNTSKDAVVGNEQKLGAFWKRVGDYYAASPHGQQEGEKRGDLTCKKRWHRINDQVTKFCGAYSAAERQIGSGESDTDVLKKAHDIFYSDQQSKFTLEHAWCVLRFEQKWLSLNPPKATHTSKRKDGQIQAPLSLITKSGLKVARRLNKKGRLFKASLLLSMI
- the LOC108870428 gene encoding protein ALP1-like isoform X1 — its product is MASSSHYHYHRGGDDNAFEGVFDDIFEDLEAIPEPKERKKRIFIERNREEGHNNLWNDYFSDTPTYPHNLFRRRFRMNKSLFLYIVHRLSTEVEYFKPKEDATGRSGLSPLQKCTAAIRQLAYGGGADPVDEYIRLAETTSRKCLHEFTAGIIHLFADEYLRRPTVEDLRRLLHEGEERGFPGMIGSIDCMHWEWKNCPTAWKGMYSRGTGKPTIVLEAVASYDLWIWHAFFGAPGTLNDLNILDRSPVFDEIINGKAPQVNYYVNGREYNLAYYLTDGIYPKWATFIQSIRLPQGAKNSLFATRQESVRKDVERAFGVLQARFAVVRNPSNLWDKNKISNIMRACLILHNMIVQDERNSDTLEEFQDDDFTFTVKKAKKPGNIIARRKEVRDPHIHQQLKEDLIEHIWDKFGHLPNYI
- the LOC108870428 gene encoding uncharacterized protein LOC108870428 isoform X2, yielding MKPIPCVSPLLSKLKRNRFTAVDLIRLNPLLLDPFLFALFPLRHRFSPPPNSFLWTSIQSRPKLGKVDINMGLHSYSQPSQSDDIFCNSEDGSFSEMEDLIRRDQAELSLHASSQVQYPPQPEVEFGIPQTCYCGAKPLLATSRTDPGRRIYTCENVDDGECHVWKWWDEAMMEEMRARDRHVIQLEEKVDNLSLCSDIETDQRLVRVEKMVGDIGKEQSKLRLGFEYFVSAMIVVTVLLGIVLMVK